In Mycobacterium sp. Aquia_216, a genomic segment contains:
- a CDS encoding Jag family protein encodes MTDADTTERELDTQLAVDDEAEDEAATEAGAEDGDDLEERLVAEGEIAGDYLEELLDLLDFDGDIDLDVEGNRAIVSIDGSDDLTKLVGRGGEVLDALQELTRLAVHQKTGVRSRLMLDIASWRRRRREELAALGDKVARRVLESGEREELKPMTPFERKIVHDAVAAVSGVHSESEGVEPSRRVVVLHD; translated from the coding sequence ATGACGGACGCTGACACCACTGAGCGCGAATTGGATACCCAACTCGCGGTCGACGATGAGGCCGAAGACGAGGCGGCGACGGAAGCCGGCGCCGAGGACGGCGACGACCTAGAGGAGCGGTTGGTCGCCGAGGGAGAGATCGCCGGCGACTATTTGGAAGAGCTGCTGGACCTGTTGGACTTCGACGGCGACATCGACCTGGACGTCGAAGGCAACCGGGCAATCGTCAGCATCGACGGGAGCGACGACTTGACCAAGTTGGTCGGCCGTGGCGGCGAAGTGCTGGATGCGCTCCAGGAACTGACCCGCCTCGCGGTGCATCAAAAGACGGGCGTGCGCAGCCGACTGATGCTTGACATCGCGAGTTGGCGTCGGCGGCGCCGCGAGGAATTGGCGGCGTTGGGTGACAAGGTGGCACGGCGGGTGTTGGAAAGCGGCGAGCGAGAAGAGCTCAAACCGATGACCCCGTTCGAGCGGAAGATCGTTCACGATGCCGTCGCGGCAGTCTCTGGTGTGCACAGCGAAAGCGAAGGCGTGGAGCCGAGCCGCCGCGTCGTCGTCCTACACGACTAG
- the yidC gene encoding membrane protein insertase YidC: MNLLFDVFSLDFVYYPVSWIMWVWYKFFGALLGPSNFFAWALSVMFLVFTLRALLYKPFVRQIRTTRQMQELQPQIKALQKKYGKDRQRMALEMQKLQREHGFNPILGCLPMLAQIPVFLGLYHVLRSFNRTTGGFGQPQMSVVQNRMTGNYMFSPVDVGHFLDANLFGAPIGASMTQRTGLDAFIDFSRPSVILVGAPVMIMAGIATYFNSRASVARQSPEAAANPQTAMMNKMALYVFPLGVVVGGPFLPLAIILYWFANNIWTFGQQHYVFNMIEKEDEAKKQEVLQRRAANAPLPGAKPKRKAAPANGNGPSTAGDESAPTTDAEGDGPEAKTPDAAPEKPDAAGGTNGPGSRTPRPGARPKRRKR; the protein is encoded by the coding sequence GTGAATCTTTTGTTTGATGTGTTCAGCCTCGACTTCGTCTACTACCCGGTGTCGTGGATCATGTGGGTTTGGTACAAGTTCTTCGGGGCGTTGCTGGGGCCGTCGAACTTTTTCGCGTGGGCGCTGTCGGTGATGTTCCTCGTGTTCACGCTGCGGGCACTGCTCTACAAGCCGTTCGTGCGTCAGATCCGCACCACCCGCCAGATGCAAGAACTGCAGCCACAGATCAAGGCGCTGCAAAAGAAGTACGGCAAGGATCGTCAGCGCATGGCGCTCGAGATGCAGAAGCTGCAACGCGAGCACGGGTTCAACCCGATCCTGGGCTGCTTGCCGATGCTCGCCCAGATCCCGGTTTTCCTCGGGCTCTATCACGTGTTGCGTTCGTTCAACCGCACCACGGGCGGCTTTGGACAACCTCAGATGTCGGTGGTCCAGAACCGCATGACGGGCAACTACATGTTCAGCCCGGTCGACGTCGGGCACTTCCTGGACGCGAATCTGTTCGGTGCACCGATCGGTGCATCCATGACACAGCGCACCGGGTTGGATGCCTTCATCGATTTCAGCCGCCCGTCGGTGATCTTGGTCGGCGCCCCGGTGATGATCATGGCGGGCATCGCCACCTACTTCAACAGCCGGGCATCGGTGGCGCGCCAAAGTCCGGAGGCCGCCGCCAATCCGCAGACCGCGATGATGAACAAAATGGCTCTGTACGTGTTTCCGCTGGGGGTGGTGGTCGGTGGACCGTTCCTGCCGTTGGCCATCATCTTGTACTGGTTCGCCAACAACATCTGGACCTTCGGACAGCAGCACTACGTCTTCAACATGATTGAGAAAGAGGACGAGGCCAAGAAGCAAGAAGTGCTGCAGCGTCGAGCCGCCAACGCTCCGCTTCCGGGGGCCAAGCCGAAACGCAAAGCGGCGCCGGCGAACGGTAACGGCCCGTCGACGGCTGGCGACGAAAGCGCGCCGACGACGGATGCCGAGGGCGACGGGCCGGAAGCGAAAACACCGGACGCTGCCCCGGAGAAACCGGATGCGGCCGGGGGCACCAACGGGCCGGGTAGCCGCACACCCAGACCCGGGGCTCGGCCGAAGAGACGGAAGCGCTGA
- the yidD gene encoding membrane protein insertion efficiency factor YidD codes for MTVAAPVRAGVASASRTVVRGLVFLIQLYRHMVSPLRPATCRFMPTCSQYAVESLTEYGLIRGSWLAGVRLAKCGPWHRGGWDPIPERASEHRGCPVTFEDTSAVGVAPAPRGESESFV; via the coding sequence TTGACCGTCGCGGCGCCGGTGCGCGCGGGAGTGGCCAGCGCGAGCAGGACCGTAGTGCGTGGACTGGTTTTTCTGATCCAGCTCTATCGGCACATGGTGTCCCCTTTGCGACCGGCGACGTGTCGCTTCATGCCGACCTGCAGTCAGTACGCCGTCGAGTCGCTCACCGAATACGGCTTGATCCGGGGGAGCTGGTTGGCGGGAGTTCGGCTCGCCAAATGTGGACCATGGCATCGGGGAGGATGGGACCCGATACCGGAGCGTGCTTCAGAACACCGGGGTTGCCCGGTGACCTTCGAAGACACCAGCGCCGTCGGGGTCGCCCCGGCGCCGCGAGGGGAGAGTGAATCTTTTGTTTGA
- the rnpA gene encoding ribonuclease P protein component, whose translation MLPARNRMRRSREFDATVRYGMRAAQPDLVVHVRRADEREVGDGPRVGLIVAKSVGSAVDRHRVSRRLRHAVRGMLADLHQGDQVVIRALPSSRQVSSAWLEQELRRGLRRAFERAGTGR comes from the coding sequence GTGCTACCCGCACGCAATCGCATGCGGCGGTCACGGGAATTCGACGCGACAGTGAGATACGGGATGCGCGCGGCGCAGCCCGATCTGGTCGTTCACGTCCGCCGGGCGGATGAGCGCGAGGTGGGGGACGGGCCGCGGGTCGGGCTGATCGTCGCCAAGTCGGTCGGCTCGGCCGTCGATCGCCATCGGGTATCACGACGGCTCCGACACGCCGTTCGAGGCATGCTGGCCGATCTTCATCAGGGCGACCAAGTGGTCATCCGAGCGTTGCCCAGCAGTCGGCAGGTGTCGTCGGCGTGGTTGGAGCAGGAGTTACGCAGAGGTCTGCGGCGCGCGTTCGAACGGGCGGGGACGGGCCGTTGA
- the rpmH gene encoding 50S ribosomal protein L34: MAKGKRTFQPNNRRRARVHGFRLRMRTRAGRAIVSGRRRKGRRALSA; this comes from the coding sequence GTGGCCAAGGGCAAGCGGACCTTCCAGCCGAACAACCGGCGCCGAGCTCGTGTGCACGGTTTCCGCTTGCGCATGCGTACGCGTGCCGGGCGTGCCATCGTGTCTGGCCGGCGGCGTAAGGGCCGCCGCGCGCTATCTGCCTGA
- the dnaA gene encoding chromosomal replication initiator protein DnaA, with product MTDDPGSGFTTVWNAVVSELNGDSDADGVTANRTALVTPLTPQQRAWLNLVQPLTIVEGFALLSVPSSFVQNEIERHLRTPITDALSRRLGQQIQLGVRIAPPSEDGEETPFQPGDTFADDIGLETSGDADEADENGEAGGVEQSWPNYFAERPHSNDAAAAAGGTSLNRRYTFETFVIGASNRFAHAAALAIAEAPARAYNPLFIWGESGLGKTHLLHAAGNYAQRLFPGMRVKYVSTEEFTNDFINSLRDDRKVAFKRSYRDVDVLLVDDIQFIEGKEGIQEEFFHTFNTLHNANKQIVISSDRPPKQLATLEDRLRTRFEWGLITDVQPPELETRIAILRKKAQMERLAVPDDVLELIASSIERNIRELEGALIRVTAFASLNKTPIDKSLAEIVLRDLIADASTMQISAATIMAATAEYFDTTVEELRGPGKTRALAQSRQIAMYLCRELTDLSLPKIGQAFGRDHTTVMYAQRKILSEMAERREVFDHVKELTTRIRQRSKR from the coding sequence TTGACCGATGACCCCGGTTCTGGTTTCACGACAGTGTGGAACGCGGTCGTTTCTGAACTCAACGGCGATTCGGATGCCGACGGCGTAACCGCTAACCGCACAGCCCTCGTCACTCCGCTGACTCCTCAGCAGCGCGCGTGGCTGAATCTCGTTCAGCCGCTGACCATTGTCGAGGGCTTCGCCCTCCTCTCGGTGCCGAGCAGCTTCGTACAAAACGAGATTGAACGTCATCTGCGCACCCCGATCACCGATGCGCTCAGCCGCCGGCTCGGACAACAGATTCAACTCGGAGTCCGCATCGCTCCGCCTTCCGAAGACGGCGAGGAGACCCCGTTCCAGCCGGGCGACACCTTCGCCGACGACATCGGGCTAGAGACGTCGGGTGACGCCGACGAGGCCGACGAGAACGGTGAGGCGGGCGGCGTTGAACAGAGTTGGCCCAACTACTTCGCCGAACGTCCACACAGCAACGACGCGGCCGCGGCCGCCGGCGGAACCAGCCTCAACCGGCGCTATACCTTCGAGACCTTCGTCATCGGGGCCTCCAATCGGTTCGCCCACGCCGCAGCCCTGGCCATCGCCGAAGCACCGGCGCGCGCCTACAACCCCCTCTTCATCTGGGGCGAGTCGGGGCTGGGCAAAACCCACTTGTTGCACGCCGCAGGCAATTACGCACAGCGGCTGTTCCCCGGCATGCGCGTCAAGTACGTGTCCACCGAGGAATTCACCAACGACTTCATCAACTCGCTTCGCGACGATCGCAAGGTCGCGTTCAAGCGCAGCTATCGCGATGTCGACGTGCTGCTGGTTGATGACATCCAGTTCATCGAGGGCAAAGAGGGTATCCAGGAAGAGTTCTTCCACACCTTCAACACCTTGCACAACGCCAACAAGCAGATCGTCATCTCGTCCGATCGGCCGCCCAAACAACTCGCCACCCTCGAAGACCGGCTGAGAACCCGCTTCGAGTGGGGCCTGATCACCGACGTCCAACCACCCGAACTGGAAACCCGCATCGCGATTCTGCGCAAGAAAGCACAGATGGAGCGACTAGCGGTGCCCGACGACGTACTCGAGCTCATCGCCAGCAGCATCGAGCGCAACATCCGTGAGCTCGAGGGAGCTCTGATCCGGGTTACCGCGTTCGCCTCGCTGAACAAGACGCCAATCGACAAGTCACTGGCCGAAATTGTGTTGCGCGACCTGATCGCCGATGCCAGCACCATGCAGATCAGTGCCGCGACCATCATGGCCGCCACCGCTGAATACTTCGATACCACCGTCGAGGAGTTGCGGGGGCCAGGGAAGACCCGAGCACTCGCCCAGTCACGTCAGATCGCGATGTATCTATGCCGCGAGCTGACCGATCTGTCACTACCCAAGATCGGCCAGGCATTCGGCCGTGACCACACCACGGTCATGTACGCGCAGCGAAAGATCTTGTCCGAGATGGCCGAGCGGCGTGAGGTCTTCGATCACGTCAAAGAACTCACCACTCGCATCCGTCAGCGCTCCAAGCGCTGA
- the dnaN gene encoding DNA polymerase III subunit beta, translating to MDVATTTAGLTDLKFRLVRESFADAVSWVAKNLPSRPAVPVLSGVLLTGSDAGLTISGFDYEVSAEAQVAAEIASPGSVLVSGRLLSDITRALPDKPIDFYVDGNRVALTCGSAKFSLPTMAVEDYPTLPTLPEETGTLPSDLFAEAISQVAIAAGRDDTLPMLTGIRVEISGETVVLAATDRFRLAVRELTWSALSPDIEAAVLVPAKTLAEAAKTGTDGADVRLSLGAGAGVGKDGLLGISGNGKRSTTRLLDAEFPKFRQLLPAEHTAVATIKVAELTEAIKLVALVADRGAQVRMEFAEGTLRLSAGADDVGRAEEELAVDFSGEPLTIAFNPTYLTDGLSSVHADRVSFGFTTPGKPALLRPAFDEDSHPTGSGPFSALPTDYVYLLMPVRLPG from the coding sequence ATGGACGTGGCGACGACAACTGCTGGCCTCACCGATCTGAAGTTTCGCCTGGTCCGAGAATCTTTCGCCGACGCGGTCTCGTGGGTTGCGAAGAATCTGCCGAGCCGGCCGGCGGTCCCAGTTCTTTCCGGTGTGCTGTTGACCGGGTCGGATGCGGGCCTGACGATCTCGGGATTCGATTACGAGGTTTCCGCAGAAGCACAGGTGGCAGCCGAAATAGCTTCTCCGGGAAGCGTTTTGGTGTCAGGAAGGCTGTTATCCGATATCACCCGGGCGTTGCCGGACAAGCCGATCGACTTTTACGTCGACGGCAATCGGGTCGCACTGACGTGCGGTAGCGCCAAATTTTCGTTGCCGACGATGGCGGTCGAGGATTACCCGACGTTGCCGACACTGCCGGAAGAAACCGGAACGTTGCCGTCGGATTTGTTCGCCGAGGCGATCAGCCAGGTCGCGATTGCCGCCGGCCGTGACGACACGCTACCGATGCTGACCGGCATCCGGGTTGAGATCTCGGGTGAGACGGTCGTTTTGGCCGCCACCGACAGGTTCCGCCTGGCGGTCCGTGAGCTGACGTGGTCGGCGTTGTCTCCCGACATCGAAGCGGCGGTGCTGGTACCGGCCAAGACCCTGGCCGAGGCCGCGAAAACCGGTACCGACGGCGCCGATGTTCGGTTGTCGCTGGGCGCCGGCGCGGGAGTGGGAAAAGACGGGTTGCTCGGTATCAGCGGCAATGGCAAGCGCAGTACCACGCGACTACTGGATGCCGAGTTTCCGAAGTTCCGTCAGTTGTTGCCCGCCGAGCACACGGCGGTCGCGACCATCAAGGTGGCCGAGTTGACCGAGGCCATCAAGCTGGTTGCGCTGGTCGCCGACCGGGGTGCGCAGGTGCGGATGGAATTCGCCGAAGGGACGTTGCGGCTTTCGGCCGGTGCCGACGATGTCGGTCGGGCCGAGGAAGAACTTGCAGTCGACTTCTCCGGTGAGCCGTTGACGATCGCCTTCAACCCGACGTATCTGACTGACGGACTCAGCTCGGTGCACGCCGACCGGGTGTCGTTTGGCTTCACCACCCCGGGCAAGCCGGCGTTGCTGCGGCCGGCTTTCGACGAGGACAGCCATCCGACGGGCAGCGGCCCGTTTTCCGCGTTGCCCACGGACTACGTCTACCTGCTGATGCCAGTTCGGTTGCCCGGATAG
- the recF gene encoding DNA replication/repair protein RecF (All proteins in this family for which functions are known are DNA-binding proteins that assist the filamentation of RecA onto DNA for the initiation of recombination or recombinational repair.) — MYVRHLGLRDFRSWAHADLELEPGRTVFVGPNGFGKTNLVEALWYSTTLGSHRVGTDAPLIRAGATRAVISTIVVNEGRECAIDLEVAAGRANKARLNRSPVRSTREVVGVLRAVLFAPEDLALVRGDPADRRRYLDDLATVRRPVIAALRADYDKVLRQRTALLKSLAGARHRGDHGALDTLDVWDSRLAEHGAELMAARIDLVNELAPEVEKAYQLLAPGSRSAAINYRTSVDGLGSDGAGYAVSDREFLEAALLAALAARRTAELERGVCLVGPHRDDLELRLGDQPAKGFASHGESWSFAVALRLAAYELLRAEGSDPVLLLDDVFAELDAARRRALAAVAESAEQVLVTAAVLEDIPSGWDARRVHIDLQDADIGRVSVMQS; from the coding sequence GTGTACGTCCGGCATTTGGGACTCCGTGATTTTCGGTCCTGGGCACACGCCGACCTCGAGCTCGAACCGGGCCGGACGGTCTTCGTCGGTCCCAATGGTTTTGGGAAGACGAATTTAGTTGAGGCCCTGTGGTATTCGACAACTTTGGGTTCTCACCGGGTGGGAACGGATGCACCGTTGATTCGGGCGGGTGCCACTCGGGCGGTGATTTCAACGATCGTGGTCAACGAAGGGCGCGAATGCGCGATTGATTTGGAGGTTGCCGCGGGACGGGCGAACAAGGCTCGGTTGAACCGCTCCCCGGTGCGCAGCACTCGCGAGGTGGTCGGGGTATTGCGTGCGGTGTTGTTTGCTCCGGAAGATTTGGCCCTGGTCCGCGGGGATCCGGCGGATCGGCGTCGCTATCTCGACGATTTGGCGACCGTGCGCCGGCCGGTTATCGCCGCGCTGCGCGCGGATTACGACAAGGTGCTGCGACAGCGCACCGCGCTTTTGAAGTCGTTGGCGGGGGCACGACATCGCGGCGACCACGGCGCGTTGGACACCCTCGATGTGTGGGATAGCAGATTAGCCGAGCATGGGGCCGAATTGATGGCCGCCCGTATCGATCTGGTGAACGAGTTGGCACCGGAGGTGGAGAAGGCTTACCAGCTATTGGCACCGGGATCGAGGTCGGCGGCGATCAACTACCGGACCAGCGTCGACGGTTTGGGCTCCGACGGCGCGGGCTACGCGGTCAGCGACCGGGAATTTTTGGAAGCCGCGCTGCTGGCCGCATTGGCGGCGCGGCGTACCGCCGAATTGGAACGTGGGGTGTGTCTGGTGGGTCCGCACCGCGACGATTTGGAGTTGCGTCTTGGGGATCAACCGGCGAAAGGCTTTGCCAGCCATGGAGAATCGTGGTCTTTCGCGGTGGCGCTCAGGCTAGCCGCCTACGAGTTGTTGCGCGCGGAGGGCAGTGATCCGGTGTTGTTGCTCGACGATGTGTTCGCCGAACTCGACGCGGCCCGCCGCCGGGCACTGGCTGCCGTGGCGGAATCCGCAGAACAGGTGTTGGTAACCGCGGCGGTGCTGGAAGATATCCCGTCGGGCTGGGACGCTAGGCGGGTGCACATCGACTTGCAAGACGCTGACATCGGACGGGTCTCGGTGATGCAGTCATGA
- a CDS encoding DUF721 family protein — MTGTDDQPDTVRREQPSGLSGIDLVRRTLEEARAAARAQGKDAGRGRGGNPVARRVAGQRRSWSGPGPDVRDPQPMGRVARDLAKKRGWSGRVAEGTVLGHWTSVVGHQIADHATPTALNEGVLSVAAESTAWATQLRMIQAQLLAKIAAAVGNGVVTSLKITGPAAPSWRKGPRHISGRGPRDTYG, encoded by the coding sequence ATGACCGGCACCGACGACCAGCCGGATACCGTTCGCCGTGAACAACCAAGTGGGCTAAGTGGTATTGACTTGGTGCGGCGCACCCTCGAGGAGGCTCGTGCGGCTGCGCGAGCACAGGGCAAGGACGCCGGACGCGGGCGCGGAGGCAATCCCGTTGCCCGCCGGGTCGCCGGGCAACGGCGAAGCTGGTCGGGTCCCGGCCCCGACGTCCGCGATCCGCAACCGATGGGACGGGTCGCTCGTGACCTTGCGAAAAAGCGCGGCTGGTCGGGCCGCGTCGCGGAGGGCACGGTCCTGGGCCACTGGACATCGGTGGTAGGTCATCAGATCGCCGACCACGCAACTCCGACGGCCCTCAATGAGGGGGTGCTCAGCGTGGCAGCCGAGTCCACCGCCTGGGCAACCCAGTTACGGATGATTCAAGCGCAGTTGTTGGCGAAGATCGCCGCGGCGGTGGGCAACGGTGTGGTGACGTCGTTGAAAATCACCGGACCGGCCGCACCTTCCTGGCGCAAGGGTCCTCGACACATCTCCGGTCGGGGGCCTCGTGACACCTACGGCTGA
- the gyrB gene encoding DNA topoisomerase (ATP-hydrolyzing) subunit B, which yields MAAQKKKAQDEYGASAITVLEGLEAVRKRPGMYIGSTGERGLHHLIWEVVDNSVDEAMAGYASQVDVRILEDGGVEVVDDGRGIPVAMHSTGAPTVDVVMTQLHAGGKFGGENSGYTVSGGLHGVGVSVVNALSRRLEVDISRDGHEWSQYYERAVPGTLKQGEATKKTGTTIRFWADPDIFETTDYDFETVARRLQEMAFLNKGLTINLTDERVTQEQVVDDVVSDTAEAPKTAEEKAAESSAPQKVKRRTFHYPGGLVDFVKHINRTKSPIQQSIIDFDGKGTGHEVEIAMQWNSGYSESVHTFANTINTHEGGTHEEGFRSALTSVVNKYAKDKKLLKDKDANLTGDDIREGLAAVISVKVSEPQFEGQTKTKLGNTEVKSFVQKVCNEQLTHWFEANPSEAKTIVNKAVSSAQARIAARKARELVRRKSATDLGGLPGKLADCRSTDPRKSELYVVEGDSAGGSAKSGRDSMFQAILPLRGKIINVEKARIDRVLKNTEVQAIITALGTGIHDEFDITKLRYHKIVLMADADVDGQHISTLLLTLLFRFMRPLLENGHVFLAQPPLYKLKWQRSEPEFAYSDRERDGLLEAGRAAGRKINAEDGIQRYKGLGEMDAKELWETTMDPSVRVLRQITLDDAAAADELFSILMGEDVEARRSFITRNAKDVRFLDV from the coding sequence GTGGCTGCCCAGAAGAAGAAGGCGCAAGACGAATACGGCGCTTCAGCGATCACCGTGCTCGAAGGGCTCGAGGCCGTCCGCAAGCGTCCCGGCATGTATATCGGGTCAACCGGGGAGCGAGGCCTGCACCACCTCATTTGGGAGGTGGTCGACAACTCGGTGGACGAGGCGATGGCCGGCTATGCCAGCCAGGTGGACGTGCGGATCCTCGAAGACGGGGGCGTCGAGGTCGTCGACGACGGCCGCGGTATCCCGGTAGCCATGCACTCCACCGGTGCCCCCACTGTCGACGTCGTGATGACGCAGCTCCATGCGGGCGGCAAGTTCGGAGGCGAAAACAGCGGCTACACGGTCAGCGGCGGATTGCACGGTGTTGGGGTCTCGGTGGTCAACGCCCTGTCCCGCCGGCTGGAGGTCGACATCTCCCGCGACGGCCACGAGTGGTCGCAGTACTACGAGCGCGCGGTGCCCGGAACCCTCAAACAGGGTGAGGCCACCAAGAAGACGGGAACCACGATCAGGTTCTGGGCCGACCCCGACATCTTCGAAACCACCGACTACGACTTCGAGACGGTGGCGCGCCGGCTGCAGGAGATGGCATTCCTGAACAAGGGATTGACGATTAACCTCACCGACGAGCGGGTGACCCAGGAACAGGTCGTCGATGACGTGGTCAGCGACACGGCCGAAGCACCCAAGACGGCCGAGGAGAAGGCGGCCGAATCGTCTGCGCCGCAGAAGGTCAAGCGCCGCACCTTCCACTATCCGGGCGGGTTGGTGGACTTCGTCAAGCACATCAACCGCACCAAGAGCCCAATTCAGCAGAGCATCATCGACTTCGACGGCAAGGGCACCGGTCACGAGGTCGAAATCGCGATGCAGTGGAACAGCGGATACTCCGAGTCGGTGCACACCTTCGCCAACACGATCAACACCCACGAGGGCGGCACCCACGAGGAGGGCTTCCGCAGCGCGCTGACGTCGGTGGTCAACAAATACGCCAAAGACAAGAAACTGCTCAAAGATAAAGACGCCAACCTCACCGGCGACGACATCCGCGAAGGCCTGGCCGCTGTGATCTCGGTCAAAGTCAGCGAACCGCAGTTCGAGGGCCAGACCAAGACCAAGCTGGGCAACACCGAAGTCAAGTCGTTTGTGCAGAAGGTGTGCAACGAACAACTCACCCATTGGTTCGAAGCGAACCCGTCCGAGGCGAAGACTATTGTGAACAAGGCGGTCTCCTCGGCGCAAGCCCGTATCGCGGCGCGTAAGGCGCGAGAGTTGGTGCGCCGCAAGAGCGCTACCGACCTCGGTGGGCTGCCGGGCAAGCTGGCCGACTGCCGCTCTACCGATCCGCGCAAGTCGGAACTCTATGTGGTGGAGGGTGATTCGGCTGGCGGCTCGGCAAAGAGCGGCCGCGACTCGATGTTCCAGGCCATCCTTCCGCTGCGCGGCAAGATCATCAACGTGGAAAAGGCGCGGATTGACCGCGTTCTGAAAAATACTGAAGTCCAGGCGATTATCACCGCGCTGGGAACCGGCATTCACGACGAATTCGATATCACCAAACTCCGCTATCACAAGATAGTGCTGATGGCCGACGCCGATGTGGACGGCCAGCACATCTCGACGCTGTTGTTGACGCTGTTATTCCGATTCATGCGGCCACTCCTCGAGAACGGCCACGTTTTCCTCGCGCAGCCGCCGCTGTACAAGCTGAAGTGGCAGCGCAGTGAACCCGAGTTCGCCTACTCCGACCGCGAACGTGACGGGCTGCTGGAGGCCGGCCGGGCGGCGGGTCGAAAGATCAACGCCGAGGACGGCATCCAGCGTTACAAGGGCCTCGGCGAAATGGATGCCAAGGAGTTGTGGGAAACCACAATGGACCCGTCCGTGCGAGTGCTGCGTCAGATCACGCTGGACGACGCCGCCGCGGCCGACGAGCTGTTCTCCATTCTGATGGGTGAGGACGTCGAGGCCCGGCGCAGCTTTATCACCCGAAACGCCAAAGACGTTCGCTTCCTGGACGTTTAA